The window CGCCGCCGGCCAGGGCCAGCACCACCAGCGCGGTCCGGACGAGCACCGGGTCGATGCCCAGCCGCTCGCCGAGGCCGGCGGCGACGCCGGCCACCACCCGGTTGGTGGCGCTGCGCTGGAAGACCAGGGCGTCACGGCGGCGGGACGGCGCGCCGTCCCGGCCCGCGTCCTGGTCCGGGGAGTCGCCGCTCGTGACGCCCACGGTCGGTCTCGTGACCCCTGCGGTCGGTCTCGTGACCCCTGCGGTCGGTGACGAGTTCTGGTTGATGGCGCCCCTCCTCGGTGGTGCCAGGGGCTGGCGACGGTGCCGCCACGTTCCTGACGATGTTCTCACGGGGCCTTCCCCGGGACCATCGGTGATGACCCCCAGCGGCTTCACGGCGGATCCGGGATGCTCGGGGGACATCCCCGATGGTGGCGGCGCGCGCGGAGGCGGAAGCTCTCGCTATGAGAGTGCCGCACGGCTAGGCCGTGCGCCCGGCAGCGAGGATGCAAGGATGAGCGAAGAGGACGCCGTGACCGAGCGGATCGCCGCTCGGGAGCCCCGACCCGGCGGTGCGCGTGCCGCCGACACCGAGCAACTCGGCGGCGAATCGCTGCCGGCCCGGGAGGCGCCCGCCGGTGGGGCGTTCGCCGGCCCGCCACCGGGCGGTGCCGGCGGCCCGGACGCACCACCAGGCCCGCCCCCGGGCGGCGGCGGCCCGGACGCACCACCAGGCCCGATCCCGCCGTCTGGCGAGGCCGGTGGGCCGGGCCCGACCCCGCCCCCTGGTGGTGGCGATGAGCCGGGCGTGCCGCCCGGTCCGCCGCCGCCCGGTCCGCCGCCGCCCGGTCCGCCGCCCGGGTGGGGCCCGGCGGCCGCCGGGCCGGGCCAGCGGCGGCTCACCCGGCGGACGGACGGTCAGGTGCTCGGTGGGGTGGCGAGCGGGCTCGGCGCGTACTTCGGCGTCGACCCGCTGCTGTTCCGGGTCATGTTCGTGGTGCTCACTCTGGCCGGGGGCACCGGCTTGGTGCTGTACGCGGCGCTCTGGATCCTCCTCCCTCCCGCAACCGGCGCCGAGTCGGTCGGTCAGACGGTGCTCCGCCGGCCGAGCGCCCGGGCCTGGGTCGGCGTCGCCCTGCTCGGCCTCGCCGCCCTCCTGCTCTCCGGCGCGATCGGGTTCCAGCGTCCGGGCATCGTCTGGGCCCTGGCCCTGATCACCATCGGAGTGCTGCTGTTCCGCCAGGAAGCGACTGGCGGGCCGCCTCCGGTTGGCCCGTCCGACCCGGCGCGCCCCGACCAGATGGGACCCGGGCAGACAGACCGGCCCGGCCCGGCCGGCGGGCCGCCGCCCGGTTGGGGCGCGCCGCCGCCAGCCGGTTGGGGCGCGCCGCCGCCAGCCGGGTGGGGCGGGGGAGCGGCCGCGGCCGGATGGGCGCCCGCACCTCCGGCCGGATCACGCCCGTCCCCGCGTACGTGGGGCGTGCCGCCCCCTGGCGGCCGGGGCA is drawn from Actinomycetes bacterium and contains these coding sequences:
- a CDS encoding PspC domain-containing protein codes for the protein MSEEDAVTERIAAREPRPGGARAADTEQLGGESLPAREAPAGGAFAGPPPGGAGGPDAPPGPPPGGGGPDAPPGPIPPSGEAGGPGPTPPPGGGDEPGVPPGPPPPGPPPPGPPPGWGPAAAGPGQRRLTRRTDGQVLGGVASGLGAYFGVDPLLFRVMFVVLTLAGGTGLVLYAALWILLPPATGAESVGQTVLRRPSARAWVGVALLGLAALLLSGAIGFQRPGIVWALALITIGVLLFRQEATGGPPPVGPSDPARPDQMGPGQTDRPGPAGGPPPGWGAPPPAGWGAPPPAGWGGGAAAAGWAPAPPAGSRPSPRTWGVPPPGGRGSRRPPSVLGLLTVAVAVLAVGVAALLDNLGAVEMTLGRSLALFLVVIGLGLVVGAWRGWSAGLVILGLLMVPTVAAASLADVPFRGGVGDRWIQPRSAAEIRPDYQLAFGRLTVDLHEVRFGEEPARIRAGVGMGEVVVYVPEGVPVEAHGRTGAGQVELFGRVEDGIQVELTQITAGSERAGRLRLDLSAGYGAVRVLRWPPPPGTPTPPIQPQIQEIG